A window of Ptychodera flava strain L36383 chromosome 1, AS_Pfla_20210202, whole genome shotgun sequence contains these coding sequences:
- the LOC139134964 gene encoding uncharacterized protein, whose protein sequence is MPTPTTFFSLRLGTDCSGGPIRYLLRYPGIFVIIGLVLLVIGVVLAVVIPDFILLIIGAVFMFIGALGNFIVRLRQLSAHKSRRERNREEVVEDQTQNTDQVSREQETAAQEPAPKYNDVVPAAPSTAEDTSNPTETPLLSTQESNPQDDDSPSSVVVESEKSDPPPPSYDTAVDREGEN, encoded by the exons ATGCCGACTCCGACTACGTTTTTTAGCCTTCGCCTTGGAACGGACTGCTCGGGTGGCCCGATTCGTTATCTCCTCCGATATCCTGGCATATTTGTCATCATTGGCCTTGTTTTATTAGTCATTGGAGTAGTTCTCGCTGTCGTGATTCCAGACTTTATTCTATTGATTATTGGGGCAGTGTTTATGTTCATCGGCGCTCTCGGTAACTTCATCGTTCGGCTCAGACAGCTGTCAGCTCACAAGAGTAGACGTGAGCGTAATAGAGAAGAAGTGGTTGAGGATCAGACGCAAAACACTGATCAAGTGAGCAG ggaacaagaaactgcagctCAGGAACCAGCGCCGAAGTACAATGATGTGGTCCCTGCAGCGCCCTCAACCGCAGAGGATACTTCAAACCCTACAGAGACACCATTGTTGTCTACGCAAGAATCCAATCCACAAGATGACGATTCCCCATCATCAGTTGTTGTGGAATCGGAGAAGTCTGACCCCCCTCCTCCCAGTTACGACACAGCTGTTGATCGGGAAGGAGAGAACTAG
- the LOC139134956 gene encoding apoptosis regulator BAX-like yields the protein MAEGGPQDDPPHEEQGAYGGVGRQRSTEDDIGAQARRLLVDFIVERFNRDGIGNAPPREELEEVDGIEPPMIENWQQVGATLRVIADEMDQDYELQRMIDRVPTNSSVDSVIAVARVIFDDGIINWGRIVALFYFAYRMAARAVDNVMAEYLPDWVRRLIKEIVKFLVEVFAAWIISRGGWGAIIEYLGSPTWQFYGLCALSVSCLIAAMFRMKWQ from the exons ATGGCAGAAGGTGGGCCACAAGATGACCCTCCTCATGAGGAACAAG GTGCTTACGGAGGAGTTGGTAGGCAGCGGAGTACAGAGGATGATATTGGAGCCCAGGCCAGACGTCTGTTGGTGGATTTTATCGTGGAACGATTCAACAGGGACGGCATTGGAAATGCCCCGCCTCGTGAGGAACTGGAGGAAGTCGATGGTATCGAACCACCAATGATCGAAAATTGGCAGCAAGTTGGCGCAACTCTACGAGTCATCGCTGATGAGATGGACCAAGATTATGAATTACAGAG AATGATCGATAGAGTGCCTACAAACAGTTCAGTTGACTCCGTCATCGCCGTTGCCAGGGTGATATTTGATGACGGCATCATCAACTGGGGACGCATCGTTGCCCTCTTCTATTTCGCGTACAGAATGGCAGCTAGG GCCGTTGACAATGTAATGGCTGAGTACCTGCCTGATTGGGTGCGTCGACTCATTAAGGAGATCGTAAAGTTCCTAGTTGAGGTGTTCGCGGCCTGGATCATCAGCAGAGGGGGATGG GGGGCCATCATTGAATACCTTGGGTCACCAACATGGCAGTTTTATGGCTTGTGTGCTCTTTCTGTCTCGTGTCTCATCGCTGCAATGTTTAGGATGAAGTGGCAATAA